The following proteins are encoded in a genomic region of Sebastes fasciatus isolate fSebFas1 chromosome 12, fSebFas1.pri, whole genome shotgun sequence:
- the LOC141779514 gene encoding uncharacterized protein LOC141779514 gives METNSQVSKSSGRSSRSSASAAATKARAKAEAARVQVSYAAKEAAMMREKAHLEAEHQKTLAETARRKAEMEASLYVLQKERCATAASAEAAVYEAAVEVEERPLGDLTQIAHEDPAQRTSEYVQTHSLAPHAQQQAPVSQQPPVKPTQTETPQQNTAQSGPPARAENVLSKLYIKDELVNNMQRADEPVDDARRAYYPCYSPPLMSHTPSLRGYACEIPQMTDLAKYLVRREIVSSGLLKFDDRPENYWAWKTSFQAVARELNLIAREELDLLTKWLGPESSLQALRIRSVHVHNPTAGVNMIWQRLEDSYGCPEMIEHALLQKLEDFPRISNKDGQRLRELGDILLEVESAKAGGHLPGLAYLDTARGVNPIVEKLPYGLQERWISQGSKYKDEHCVSFPPFSFFVKFICSQAKTRNDPSFVFSTSSSLNHSKPEKPERFSNRTPVSAPPPASQGYTPAKKADDPSNQCPVHNKPHPLAKCRGFRGKHLDERKAYLKEMFICFRCCASTKHIAKDCKAAVKCKECNSDKHISALHPGPAPWSVGTFVMEQEHRLK, from the coding sequence ATGGAGACCAACTCACAAGTCTCAAAGTCATCCGGAAGATCAAGCAGGTCTTCAGCCAGTGCAGCAGCAACCAAGGCAAGAGCTAAAGCGGAGGCAGCTCGTGTACAGGTCTCATACGCTGCAAAAGAGGCAGCTATGATGAGAGAAAAAGCTCATCTTGAGGCAGAGCATCAGAAAACCTTGGCTGAGACAGCACGGCGTAAAGCAGAGATGGAAGCCAGTCTGTATGTGCTACAAAAAGAGAGGTGTGCCACAGCAGCCTCAGCTGAAGCAGCAGTCTACGAAGCAGCGGTTGAAGTGGAAGAGAGACCTCTCGGAGACTTAACCCAGATCGCTCATGAGGATCCTGCTCAGCGTACCAGCGAGTATGTGCAGACCCATTCCTTAGCACCACACGCCCAGCAACAAGCTCCAGTCTCACAGCAACCGCCTGTCAAACCCACACAAACAGAGACCCCTCAGCAAAATACAGCTCAGAGCGGGCCACCTGCAAGGGCAGAGAATGTTCTGTCAAAGTTGTATATTAAAGACGAGCTAGTAAACAACATGCAAAGAGCAGACGAGCCAGTAGATGATGCACGAAGAGCATACTACCCTTGTTATTCCCCTCCACTGATGTCTCACACACCCAGCCTTAGGGGCTATGCATGTGAAATACCACAAATGACTGACTTGGCAAAATACCTGGTCAGGAGAGAAATAGTGAGTTCTGGACTGTTAAAATTTGACGACCGCCCGGAAAACTACTGGGCATGGAAGACCTCTTTCCAAGCTGTTGCCAGAGAGCTCAATCTAATAGCCAGAGAGGAGCTCGACCTACTCACTAAGTGGCTCGGCCCAGAATCATCTTTACAAGCTCTGCGAATCAGGTCAGTTCATGTGCACAATCCAACAGCAGGTGTAAACATGATTTGGCAGCGTTTAGAAGACAGTTACGGCTGCCCTGAGATGATTGAACATGCCCTGCTACAGAAGCTGGAGGATTTTCCCAGAATCTCTAACAAGGATGGCCAGAGGCTCAGAGAACTAGGAGACATACTTCTGGAGGTAGAGTCAGCAAAGGCAGGCGGGCACCTACCTGGCCTTGCATATCTTGACACTGCTAGAGGAGTCAATCCTATAGTGGAAAAGCTTCCATACGGCCTGCAGGAACGCTGGATCTCTCAAGGCTCCAAGTACAAAGATGAACACTGTGTTTCTTTTCCACCATTCAGTTTCTTCGTGAAATTTATATGCAGCCAAGCAAAGACCAGGAATGATCCAAGTTTCGTGTTTTCCACATCCAGCAGCTTGAACCATTCTAAGCCTGAGAAACCTGAAAGGTTCAGTAATCGGACACCAGTGTCAGCCCCACCTCCAGCTTCACAGGGCTACACACCTGCAAAGAAAGCAGATGATCCAAGCAATCAGTGCCCTGTCCACAACAAGCCACATCCTTTAGCAAAGTGCCGTGGATTCAGAGGCAAGCATTTGGACGAAAGGAAAGCTTATCTGAAGGAAATGTTCATCTGCTTCCGGTGTTGTGCATCTACAAAGCACATTGCTAAAGACTGTAAGGCAGCTGTGAAGTGCAAGGAGTGTAATAGTGACAAGCACATCTCCGCATTACACCCAGGTCCAGCTCCCTGGTCAGTGGGGACCTTTGTAATGGAGCAAGAGCATCGCCTGAAGTAA